A region from the Salicibibacter cibarius genome encodes:
- a CDS encoding RNA-guided endonuclease InsQ/TnpB family protein — MLVRMNYKYEMFPNKDQMETMNCWLSICRQQYNSALLDKQRFYQKNKTGLSRHELQKQQTKDKQTFPLLKTMPSQPLQEVFFRLEEAYKNFFEGRARYPKIKKHKDYQSLTFTQFGVEKRKVKNKKTGKVNVRDVRYAASLGENNHLLISKLGSIYVNFHRSIEGKVKQVTIKRQGHRWFAIFSVERHVNETVDFPVQSTGVDVGIHKFAVLSDGSNVENPRFLLKTEKKLKRAQKKLSRMKQGSNNWKKQRLKVQQLHIKVANQRRDFLHKRSYHLSKTYKFVFVEDLKIRNMVKNRHLAKSIYDAGWGAFCRKLEYKCKNNGGELVRIKPHYTSQDCSSCGKRVKKALSVRTHVCKSCGTVLDRDHNAAINIEKVGLDLYGLSPTL, encoded by the coding sequence ATGTTGGTACGCATGAATTATAAATACGAAATGTTTCCAAACAAAGATCAGATGGAAACAATGAATTGTTGGCTGTCTATCTGTCGTCAACAATACAATTCCGCTCTTTTGGATAAACAGCGTTTTTACCAAAAGAATAAGACCGGACTATCCCGACATGAATTGCAAAAACAGCAAACAAAGGATAAACAAACATTCCCCCTTCTTAAAACAATGCCGTCGCAACCTTTGCAGGAGGTTTTTTTTCGCCTGGAAGAAGCGTATAAGAACTTTTTCGAAGGGCGTGCACGTTATCCAAAAATCAAAAAGCATAAAGATTACCAGTCACTGACATTTACACAATTTGGGGTGGAAAAACGAAAGGTAAAAAACAAGAAAACCGGTAAAGTTAACGTACGCGACGTGCGTTATGCTGCTTCGTTAGGCGAAAACAATCATCTTCTTATTTCAAAGCTCGGATCAATCTATGTCAACTTTCACCGCTCAATAGAAGGAAAGGTGAAACAAGTCACGATCAAACGCCAAGGTCATCGTTGGTTTGCGATCTTCAGCGTCGAAAGACACGTAAACGAAACGGTTGATTTCCCTGTTCAATCCACAGGCGTTGATGTTGGGATTCATAAGTTTGCCGTGCTATCGGATGGAAGCAACGTCGAAAATCCGAGATTCCTTTTGAAAACAGAAAAGAAATTGAAACGAGCGCAAAAGAAACTTTCCCGCATGAAACAAGGGTCAAATAATTGGAAGAAACAACGTCTAAAAGTCCAACAGCTGCACATAAAAGTGGCGAACCAACGGCGTGATTTTCTCCATAAACGAAGTTATCATCTTTCGAAAACATATAAATTCGTTTTTGTGGAGGACTTAAAAATTCGAAATATGGTGAAAAACCGTCATTTGGCAAAATCAATTTATGACGCTGGTTGGGGTGCTTTTTGTCGTAAGCTCGAGTACAAATGTAAAAATAATGGTGGAGAACTCGTAAGAATTAAACCCCATTATACCAGTCAAGACTGTTCCAGCTGTGGGAAGCGAGTGAAAAAGGCTTTGTCCGTTCGCACACATGTGTGCAAGTCATGCGGAACAGTTTTAGATCGCGACCATAATGCGGCCATCAATATTGAAAAAGTTGGGCTGGATCTCTATGGTTTGAGCCCAACCTTATAA